A region of the Oncorhynchus clarkii lewisi isolate Uvic-CL-2024 chromosome 4, UVic_Ocla_1.0, whole genome shotgun sequence genome:
CATTTAGCTTGTTTGGTTCATATGGCAGTGGGGCACAAAACAAATTGATTTAATaattccaaaaatgaaaatgttGATTTAGAAGAAAGAAATTAAATTTGAATTAAGTTTCATAAATCAATAACATTATCAGGACATAATTTACACATCATTATTTGTAGGCTACTTGTAGAATATACAGCATCAGAAATATTGACACTGTTATCCAAAGAAGAAAGATACTCtgctttgttttgtttgttgcaaTTGTATCGAAAATGTCCACCTCTTGACTAATTAGttaattatatttatatatatatatacataggcTATATACCATCTGGTCATTATTTTCGAGGAATTCAAATCATTTAAGAAATCTATTTCAATTCATACTTGATAATTATTTGCTTATTTAGACGTTTTCGTTCAAATACATGTTGTTATAAAATTGAGGAATATTGTAGGCTATATTAATTAGAAAATGTCGCTTTCCAAATGCTTCACAAACAAGTTCTCACGGCATTTTGTTTACTTATATAAGCCTCAATGGCATACAGTCCAATTCAAAGACAGTGCGATAAATATTAGTTATATAGTTATCCTTCAGAGTTTTACCTGTGTCGTCTCTTCTTTCTGTTCTTGTTTTGGTTCATCGATGATTTGGAAAATGTCTTTTCACTGGAGGATATGTCATCTGAATCTGGAATTAAATAGCCATAGTTTATCATTAAATAAATAGCCACAGGTCTACTGCCAATACTATTACAATGTAATACTTATTAACTGTTATCGTACAGTGTAATGTGTATGTTCAAAAACAGGATAAGAGAATTTGCAATcgttaagacaaaaaaaaattacattttcaaTTGACAATTTATTGAAGATAAAAACATAAACattcaaattaaaataaataaatatatgtcaaatcaattgcttattttctacttaaaatatatatacttttagAATGTATAGGTCTATACGCTAGCCTATAGTTTACACATTTACCAGAGCAGCTTGCGGAGTAGTGCGCATCAAGCTGTCCCATTGCCCTGGCCCCGTTGAGCGGCTGAAGGTGAACACTCTGCGCCTCCTGTAACACCTCCAGAAAGGCAGGCTGGCTGTAAAACGAATGAATTCCTCCTCCTGGACCAATAATTCCCATCCCAATCCCGACTCCCGCCGAGTCCAAAACCGATCTAGCCGCCAGAAGGTGCGCTCTGTGCGGCAAAGATTCCAATGGACGCCGCGTAACCGCGGGTGGCTCCTTATTCAAGCCCAGAATCTCCTGGATTCCGAATCCTGTGCACTTGTGCGTCGTAGTCAAACGCATTTTTTTGACGGTTGTTGCTGGACTCCGGATCCCACTAGGTTTAGAGGCGAATACTTTTTTTTCCCAGTTTATTCAAAAAAAGTCTGAAAGAACAGTCACCTTCTTTTTCCCCCGTTATGacgtcagactgttctctctgatggTGTACCCTGATTGGTTCCCTGATTGGCTCCGATTTTTTTTTGTAATCCAACAGGTTCCTcgtttctctcagccaatcaccaCAGAGAGAACTTTAACGCCGACAGAACACAGGGGTCGAGCGATTCTTTCGTGACGGCAGATCGATTAAAATGGAAATACATTGGAAGACTTGGGTTCTGTTTAGACTCAAGGCATTTCCAGACAACATGGTTTATTAGACCACCACCATTTTTGCCGCCTTCACTGTGGTTcacaaaataatgtacttttctcTTGACATACTTCTTCTTCTCTATTTGAAGTTATTAAGTGGTTTATTCTGTTCAACTGAGTTGAACATCGATACATCCTTCAACATTGTTATGTTTTCTGTCTGAGTTTAACGAAATGATGGATTATATGCATGTATGCATTTGGTAAAGTAGACTAACAATGAATCATGCTTTTACATGAGATGACGCTTGAAGGGATGAGTTCATTCTAAACTATATCAAGTATCCAATTATGAAGCACATAAATTAATAAGAAGGTAAACCATTACTTTTTTTTAATGCTGCGATATAGTTGCCTGTctacccaaactccttgctcTGGCCAAACGCTATACCACGCACACGGATGGTAGTTACTTCaccacaatgagtctggatctgagtagcCTACCTCCCTGACGATTTCTAGAATGGAAATACATTCTAGGATGGTCTGATTGGTGGCAGAAACCGAtggggttgggccagagccagaacacatgGGGTTTGAAAATGAGTCATTGTCTTTGATACTCTaattggttagagatgatccaatcactgatgactttgttttgtacatcACCGCAAAGGACATCAttgatggcagtctcagactgaacTATGCGTCGAGCAGCGGAATAATTCAGTTTGAGTTGTCAGGCAAGCGATAAAGACTATCCAAACATCTATTCTGTATAGTCTACTTAATTTTCATCTAATTGTTTCAGGTTTCTCTCAGGGATGAAGTGATATTCAGTATAATTTAATCTCAAAGATACTTTCAAAACAATTCCCTACAAATGACTCTCGCTGTCCAATCATGACCGTTCAACTGAACCCTGAACTCAATAAATGGCCGCAACTGATTGAGTAAAACCTttaatcaataaatcaatcaatacaAACAATGGTCGGGGTATTACTTTCACTGTAGCCCGGGCTCTCCATCTGTCTACCCCTGTCTAGATGATTTCAGGGCTTTAATCTCGCAGCCATCGAGTCGTAAAGTATCCAACCAGCCGGATAAAACCGGATAAAACAGTTTAATTTGAACATGGTTTGGtctctggctgactggctctgaAAATCATATCGTCCCCGTGTCCGTAATATAGAAACAAAATATGACACAATGTTACACAATATTGAAACTGGAAAATGACCAATATATTAATCTATGGTTGTATTGTATATTTGGTATTTTCTCTAGTAAGGAAGAAAAAAACAATAAAGGAAAAAACATGTTgttaatattgttattattattattattattcagcaATACAACATTTAATAATTGTAAGGCTACATTTAGTTATGTCTGTCATAATTCCAGTGCTTTTTGTGTCTTGTTGTGTTTCGATTTGTAGGTATAACTTGACTGGATTTTATATAGGCTATTTGACCTTAATCCGACTAAGAAGATGATGAAAATGCACATTCTTTAATcttgattaattaattaattggcCAACCACTGATTTAGCCTATCAAATAAagaataaaaaaaacttttagTTCTTAATTCCAAAAACACCACTAGAACTAAAATGGCGGGTCCCAAATTCAGCCAGTTTATAGCCAGTTTACAGACTAACTCATTTATTTGTTAAAAAGGCACGCAATAAACAGTCATCCTTAACGTCTAATCATGTGGCTGGGCGAGCGATTTGCAAATTGTAATTCGTTTTGCATACTAAGTGTTTTATCTTCCGTGTTCAGAATGCGTCAGTCTGCGCATCTGTTGATGTTGACGTTTTAACTGACAGGTCACGTGATTAAGAGGACAGCGTGTTGAGAGTGTTtaggacacacgcacacacacacacacacacacacataaacaactgACTTTACAGTAATACCCTACAATTACCACAAATAATGAAGGAAATTATTAAATGTTTCTTATAGAGAGATGTTGATGATATATTAATATAACGTGGAGTGTATGAATTAATAAAGGATGATGTTGATTTGAAAAATTCAATCCCATTTCGAAAATGATGCTGACGACCCTTGACAGCATGGTCAAACAAAGACACCCTAAAAGCTTAGAGGTTTTATTATCAAGTCAAAGATATCTTGAGTTTTATTCCATTCACCTCCTTCTCATGATAATACATGTTTTGTAACCGTTTTGTCGTTTTAAATGGAGGAGATATTTTGCGAAAATTAAAAATCCCCATTTGATTTGCTCGGTAAGAGTGGGAAATAACCCCTCGTTTAATTTTACATAACTAATCCTTTAAAATCCGCTATTATTCAATTAAGGCGGAGTTTGATTCGCTCATAGATAATTTCTGGCACACTTTTGGACATCTGGACACGTAATTATGTCGAGGACAGATACAATTTATGGAAATGAGCAGACGCCTTTCGATGGAGGCAGGAGATAACACCGACCTTATCAAAGTGCCATGTGGCAATGCATAAATAAATCCGTGATTTATCCTGGACCCGTTTGGCGTCGCAGGTCACGCGTCAGGCTGTCAATCCAGAACCGCGCGTGTGGGATGTTGTGATGGTGGGCTGCTGCCGCTACATCACCAAACCACGCAGTGTGCATTGCGTGACACTATTTGCCTCAGCATTCAGGAAACAGCCGTGCACATAATGTGGGAAATA
Encoded here:
- the LOC139408077 gene encoding visual system homeobox 2-like gives rise to the protein MRLTTTHKCTGFGIQEILGLNKEPPAVTRRPLESLPHRAHLLAARSVLDSAGVGIGMGIIGPGGGIHSFYSQPAFLEVLQEAQSVHLQPLNGARAMGQLDAHYSASCSDDISSSEKTFSKSSMNQNKNRKKRRHRTIFTSDQLDELEKAFNEAHYPDVYAREMLSMKTELPEDRIQVHNIL